One region of Cyanobium sp. M30B3 genomic DNA includes:
- a CDS encoding CTP synthase, with amino-acid sequence MSKFVFVTGGVVSSIGKGIVAASLGRLLKSRGYSVSILKLDPYLNVDPGTMSPYQHGEVFVTEDGAETDLDLGHYERFTDTAMSRLNSVTTGSIYQAVINKERRGDYNGGTVQVIPHITGEIRERIHRVAANSSADVVIGEIGGTVGDIESLPFLEAIREFRGDVGRHDIAYVHVTLLPYIGTSGELKTKPTQHSVKELRSIGIQPDVLVCRSDRTISEDLKRKIGGFCGVRAGAVIQALDADSIYAVPLAMEQEGLCREVLDVLRLEDRASDMVGWAELVTKLRNPGPAVKVALVGKYVQLNDAYLSVVEALRHACLAQDASLDLHWICAEQIEQQGAAALLAGMDAVVVPGGFGNRGVDGKVAAIRWAREQRVPFLGLCLGMQCAVIEWARNQAGLGDATSAELDPDTAHPVIHLLPEQQDVVDLGGTMRLGVYPCRLASGTLGQRLYGEEVVYERHRHRYEFNNAYRTKFLEAGYAISGTSPDGRLVELVELRNHPFFAACQYHPEFLSRPGKPHPLFRGLIEAAQERAGVN; translated from the coding sequence ATGAGCAAGTTCGTCTTCGTCACCGGCGGTGTGGTGTCGAGCATCGGCAAGGGAATCGTGGCCGCCAGCCTGGGCCGGCTGCTCAAGAGCCGCGGCTACAGCGTCTCGATCCTCAAGCTCGACCCTTACCTCAATGTGGATCCGGGCACGATGAGCCCGTACCAGCACGGCGAGGTGTTCGTCACCGAGGACGGCGCCGAGACCGACCTCGACCTGGGTCACTACGAGCGCTTCACCGACACGGCGATGTCGCGCCTCAACAGCGTGACCACCGGCTCGATCTACCAGGCGGTGATCAACAAGGAACGCCGCGGCGACTACAACGGCGGCACCGTGCAGGTGATCCCCCACATCACCGGCGAGATCCGCGAGCGCATCCACCGGGTGGCGGCCAACTCCAGCGCCGACGTGGTGATCGGTGAGATCGGCGGCACGGTGGGCGACATCGAGTCGCTGCCGTTTCTGGAGGCCATCCGCGAATTCCGCGGCGATGTGGGCCGCCACGACATCGCCTACGTGCACGTGACCCTGCTGCCCTACATCGGCACCTCCGGCGAACTCAAGACCAAACCCACCCAGCACTCGGTGAAGGAGCTGCGCTCGATCGGCATCCAGCCCGACGTGCTGGTGTGCCGCAGCGACCGCACCATCTCCGAGGACCTCAAGCGCAAGATCGGCGGCTTCTGCGGCGTGCGCGCCGGTGCGGTGATCCAGGCCCTCGACGCCGACAGCATCTACGCGGTGCCCCTGGCCATGGAACAGGAAGGGCTCTGCCGCGAGGTGCTCGATGTGCTCAGGCTCGAAGATCGCGCCAGTGACATGGTCGGCTGGGCGGAACTGGTGACCAAGCTGCGCAACCCCGGTCCGGCCGTGAAGGTGGCGCTGGTGGGCAAGTATGTGCAGCTCAACGATGCCTACCTCTCGGTGGTGGAGGCCCTGCGCCATGCCTGCCTGGCCCAGGACGCCTCGCTGGATCTGCACTGGATCTGCGCCGAACAGATCGAACAGCAGGGAGCCGCCGCCCTGTTGGCCGGCATGGATGCGGTGGTGGTGCCGGGCGGCTTCGGCAACCGGGGCGTGGACGGCAAGGTGGCCGCGATCCGCTGGGCGCGGGAGCAGCGGGTGCCGTTCCTGGGCCTGTGCCTGGGCATGCAGTGCGCCGTGATCGAGTGGGCCCGCAACCAGGCGGGCCTGGGCGACGCCACCAGCGCCGAACTCGACCCCGACACCGCCCACCCGGTGATCCACCTGCTTCCGGAGCAGCAGGATGTGGTGGACCTGGGCGGCACCATGCGCCTGGGCGTCTACCCCTGCCGCCTGGCATCCGGCACCCTGGGCCAACGCCTCTACGGCGAGGAGGTGGTGTACGAGCGGCACCGTCACCGCTATGAGTTCAACAACGCCTACCGCACCAAGTTTCTGGAGGCGGGGTACGCGATCAGTGGCACCTCACCGGATGGTCGCCTGGTGGAGCTCGTGGAGCTCAGGAACCATCCCTTCTTCGCCGCCTGTCAATACCACCCTGAGTTTCTCTCCCGTCCCGGCAAGCCCCACCCCCTGTTCAGGGGACTGATCGAAGCTGCCCAGGAACGCGCTGGCGTGAACTGA